In a genomic window of Asticcacaulis sp.:
- a CDS encoding glycoside hydrolase family 27 protein produces MKLTTSRRSLMSGLITGAGALPFLASATASQAAPGAALAPRPPMGWNSWNSFATTINEAQALETAQIMADKLKAHGYTVFTIDIQWYEPGATSYTYAAKPVPTMDGYGRLLPAPNRFPSAADGKGFKPVADQVHAMGLQFGIHLMRGIPRLAVEQNLPVFGTKFHAQDIANIDSICPWNPDMYGVDMTKPGAQAYYDSVFALYASWGVDFVKMDDMSRPYDAHALEIEAAHAAIIKTGRPIILSLSPGETPVPRAAHVRKYAQMWRISDDFWDEWPLLEAQFTRLENWNEHRTIGGWPDADMLPLGRLALGNRDTKFTPAEQKTLMTLWSIARSPLIMGGDLRHLDQPTLDLLTNDEVIAVNQSSHDNQPHFLADGRRVWTARAENGDYYLALFNTTSDDAELSFDLGILGLKSAKVRDLWARTDLDKVSGRFTARIPSHGAGLYRLS; encoded by the coding sequence ATGAAACTGACCACCAGCCGCCGCAGCCTGATGTCCGGCCTGATCACAGGCGCGGGCGCCTTGCCTTTTTTGGCGTCTGCCACGGCGTCCCAAGCCGCGCCAGGGGCGGCACTGGCGCCTCGACCGCCGATGGGCTGGAATAGCTGGAATAGCTTCGCCACTACCATCAACGAGGCCCAGGCGCTGGAAACAGCACAAATCATGGCCGACAAGCTGAAGGCACACGGCTACACGGTCTTCACCATCGATATCCAGTGGTACGAGCCCGGCGCCACCAGCTATACCTATGCCGCCAAGCCGGTCCCGACAATGGACGGCTATGGCCGCCTGCTGCCGGCGCCGAACCGTTTTCCCTCGGCGGCGGATGGAAAGGGCTTCAAGCCTGTTGCCGACCAGGTTCATGCTATGGGCCTGCAATTCGGCATTCATCTGATGCGGGGTATCCCGCGCCTGGCGGTCGAGCAGAACCTGCCGGTATTCGGCACCAAATTCCATGCGCAGGATATTGCCAATATTGATAGCATCTGCCCATGGAATCCGGACATGTACGGCGTTGATATGACGAAGCCGGGCGCGCAAGCCTATTATGACAGCGTATTCGCGCTCTATGCCTCATGGGGTGTCGATTTCGTCAAGATGGACGATATGAGTCGGCCTTACGATGCCCACGCGCTGGAAATCGAGGCGGCGCACGCGGCCATCATCAAAACCGGCCGGCCGATCATCCTAAGCCTGTCGCCGGGCGAAACGCCGGTGCCGCGTGCCGCTCATGTGCGGAAATACGCCCAGATGTGGCGGATCAGCGATGATTTCTGGGACGAGTGGCCGCTGCTTGAGGCGCAGTTTACCCGGCTGGAAAACTGGAACGAACACCGCACGATCGGCGGCTGGCCGGATGCCGACATGCTGCCATTGGGGCGGCTGGCGCTTGGCAACCGCGACACCAAGTTCACCCCGGCGGAGCAGAAGACCCTGATGACCCTGTGGTCGATTGCGCGTTCGCCGCTGATCATGGGCGGCGATCTGCGTCACCTCGATCAGCCGACGCTCGATCTTCTGACCAATGACGAGGTGATTGCCGTCAACCAGTCAAGCCACGATAACCAGCCGCATTTCCTGGCCGATGGCCGGCGCGTCTGGACGGCACGGGCCGAAAATGGCGATTATTACCTGGCGCTGTTCAATACCACATCCGATGATGCCGAACTGAGCTTCGATCTGGGCATATTGGGACTCAAAAGCGCGAAGGTGCGCGATCTGTGGGCACGTACCGACCTGGATAAGGTCAGCGGGCGTTTCACGGCCCGTATTCCGTCTCACGGAGCGGGGCTCTATCGCCTGAGTTAA
- a CDS encoding CBS domain-containing protein, whose protein sequence is MSTDFHIASPQTTLRQAAEMMRDGDFGYLPIGDGIKLKGAVTDRDIVIRAVAAGMGPDTHLSDVMSETIVYCFEDDDLREAADVMKREQIRRLAVLNDSKRLVGVITLGDIARADEQRLAGEIELQVAQI, encoded by the coding sequence ATGAGTACCGATTTTCATATCGCCAGCCCGCAGACCACCCTGCGGCAGGCAGCGGAAATGATGCGCGATGGCGATTTTGGCTACCTGCCGATCGGCGACGGCATCAAGCTGAAGGGCGCGGTGACGGACCGCGATATTGTCATTCGCGCCGTGGCGGCAGGCATGGGACCGGACACGCACCTGAGCGATGTCATGTCTGAAACCATTGTCTACTGTTTCGAGGATGACGACCTGCGCGAAGCCGCCGATGTGATGAAGCGCGAGCAGATTCGGCGCCTGGCTGTGCTTAATGACAGCAAGCGCCTGGTCGGCGTCATTACGCTGGGCGATATCGCCCGCGCCGATGAGCAAAGACTGGCCGGTGAGATCGAGCTTCAGGTGGCCCAGATTTAA
- a CDS encoding heavy metal-binding domain-containing protein has protein sequence MAKVTGLSGNEIYCMALKGYSAGELVVGNSVNSMGFLGSLGAGLNNILGGEIPQVTQAIQDGRMHAFARMAKEAQNHGASGVAGVSGDLRAFSGNTEFLFVGSCVFSKNGGGEFFTTAGNAQELWCHMDAGYRPIQHVFGNIAYSMGIGGGFIGALKQLGRGEISEYSDVFNKTRHKALDRITAAAKADGANAVLGIRTTILPWMGTHEMVMTGTAAHHPGLDSGHVVTSDLTGEELWSMASLGYAPMKLLMSTSIYSLGLVGGIFSALKSFAKREISELTSLVHDAREHALDRLKAEADSIGAEEVVGVKTYIIEIGQGLIEFMAIGTAVRKASGMGTATQMMPAQAIVHDKDTWMDSDMGMSLMRPADSQGA, from the coding sequence ATGGCAAAGGTTACCGGTCTGTCGGGCAATGAAATCTACTGCATGGCACTCAAGGGTTATTCGGCTGGCGAGCTTGTGGTGGGCAACAGTGTCAATTCCATGGGCTTCCTGGGTTCGCTGGGCGCCGGGCTGAACAATATCCTGGGCGGTGAAATCCCGCAGGTCACCCAAGCCATCCAGGACGGCCGGATGCACGCCTTCGCCCGCATGGCCAAGGAGGCGCAAAACCATGGCGCCTCCGGTGTGGCCGGCGTTTCCGGCGACCTGCGCGCCTTTTCCGGCAATACCGAATTTCTGTTTGTCGGCTCCTGCGTTTTTTCAAAAAATGGTGGCGGAGAATTTTTCACCACGGCCGGCAATGCCCAGGAACTCTGGTGCCATATGGATGCCGGCTACCGGCCGATCCAGCACGTCTTCGGCAATATCGCCTATTCGATGGGGATTGGCGGCGGCTTCATCGGCGCGCTCAAGCAACTGGGCCGCGGGGAGATTTCGGAATATTCAGACGTCTTTAACAAGACCCGCCACAAGGCGCTCGACCGCATCACCGCCGCCGCGAAGGCCGATGGCGCCAATGCGGTGCTTGGCATCCGCACCACCATTCTGCCGTGGATGGGCACGCATGAAATGGTCATGACCGGCACGGCGGCGCATCATCCGGGCCTCGACAGTGGCCATGTAGTCACCTCTGACCTGACCGGCGAGGAGTTATGGTCGATGGCGTCGCTTGGCTACGCACCGATGAAACTGCTGATGTCGACCTCGATCTATTCGCTGGGCCTGGTCGGCGGCATCTTCTCGGCACTTAAATCCTTCGCCAAGCGGGAGATCAGCGAACTGACCTCGCTGGTGCATGACGCCCGCGAACACGCGCTCGATCGCCTGAAGGCCGAGGCCGATTCCATCGGCGCCGAGGAAGTGGTGGGGGTGAAGACCTATATCATCGAAATCGGCCAGGGCCTGATCGAATTCATGGCCATCGGCACGGCCGTGCGCAAGGCCTCCGGCATGGGGACCGCCACGCAGATGATGCCGGCCCAGGCCATCGTCCATGACAAGGACACCTGGATGGATTCGGATATGGGCATGTCATTGATGCGGCCGGCGGACAGCCAGGGGGCGTAA
- a CDS encoding uracil-DNA glycosylase family protein: MSLLENIAACTVCAPSLPLGPRPVVQAADPRAKILIIGQAPGLKVHLTGIPFNDASGKRLRDWLGVTPEQFYDPSKIAIMPMGFCYPGRGKGGDNPPRPECPPLWHERVRAALPDIKLTLLIGAYAQAHYLGTRRKATLGDTVRAWRDYIDDGYLPLVHPSPRNGIWLRRNPWFETEIVPYLRSAIVTALT, translated from the coding sequence ATGTCCCTGCTCGAAAATATCGCTGCCTGCACGGTCTGCGCCCCTTCTCTGCCGCTGGGGCCGAGGCCGGTGGTACAGGCCGCCGATCCGCGCGCGAAAATCCTGATCATCGGCCAGGCGCCGGGGCTCAAGGTGCATCTGACCGGCATCCCTTTCAATGACGCGTCCGGCAAACGCCTGCGCGACTGGCTGGGTGTGACGCCGGAACAGTTCTACGATCCGTCAAAAATCGCCATCATGCCGATGGGCTTCTGCTATCCTGGCCGAGGAAAAGGCGGTGACAATCCCCCTCGCCCGGAATGCCCGCCACTGTGGCATGAGCGCGTGCGTGCCGCCCTGCCCGATATTAAACTGACCCTGCTGATTGGTGCATACGCGCAGGCCCATTACCTCGGCACTCGCCGCAAGGCCACACTGGGAGACACCGTCCGTGCCTGGCGGGACTATATCGATGACGGCTACCTGCCCCTCGTCCATCCCTCCCCTCGCAACGGAATATGGCTTAGGCGAAATCCGTGGTTCGAGACGGAGATCGTGCCTTACCTGCGATCCGCCATAGTGACAGCGCTGACATAA
- a CDS encoding LuxR family transcriptional regulator translates to MFDRTQRYLFEDFVRDTQAAQTGEALFAHLQRCVGQYGYDQMIFSIAHDPLMPKSHQRPSLFNTYPEDWQKTYLEKDYARLDPVLHAALTHTSGFTWEKLEATSSYTAAQTRFMNEAVDAGLNNGIAVPMRALKAIGGVGLAATTPHDGAYAHLDLINALCTQFYLSYRRLYARPAPIVSLSPRETEVLTWIAAGKTDEEIAVILGISRNTVDTHLRSIFRKLDATNRVSAVVTGLTQGHICP, encoded by the coding sequence ATGTTTGACCGTACACAGCGTTACCTGTTCGAGGACTTTGTCAGGGATACCCAGGCCGCCCAGACGGGCGAGGCCCTTTTTGCGCATCTGCAACGCTGCGTCGGCCAATATGGCTACGATCAGATGATTTTTTCGATCGCTCACGATCCGCTGATGCCAAAATCTCATCAGCGGCCGAGCCTTTTCAACACCTATCCGGAGGACTGGCAAAAGACCTACCTGGAAAAGGACTATGCCCGTCTCGATCCGGTGCTCCACGCCGCTCTTACGCACACATCCGGCTTCACCTGGGAAAAGCTGGAGGCCACCTCCAGCTATACTGCGGCCCAGACCCGGTTCATGAACGAAGCCGTCGATGCCGGCCTCAATAATGGCATAGCCGTGCCGATGAGGGCGCTGAAGGCCATTGGGGGTGTCGGGCTGGCGGCGACCACGCCCCACGACGGCGCCTATGCCCATCTCGACCTGATCAATGCCCTGTGTACGCAGTTTTACCTGTCCTACCGACGGCTTTACGCTCGCCCGGCGCCAATCGTAAGCCTGTCTCCCAGGGAAACGGAAGTTCTCACCTGGATCGCCGCCGGGAAAACGGATGAAGAGATCGCCGTCATCCTGGGTATCAGCCGCAATACAGTCGATACCCACCTGCGCAGTATCTTCCGCAAGCTCGATGCCACCAACCGGGTCTCAGCCGTGGTGACCGGATTGACACAGGGTCACATCTGCCCGTAG
- a CDS encoding autoinducer binding domain-containing protein, with protein sequence MFDSEQRYQFEDFVTDTRQVTADADLFRLLKKAVAQHGYDRISLWVIDDPDLPQRVHGRGVLHNFPEELRDYYKENNCDSYDPVMQALKVQIGSLDWETHEKRSQYKPAQTHLYNVAREGDCIMGYRPRCGAATD encoded by the coding sequence ATGTTTGATTCTGAACAGCGCTATCAGTTCGAGGATTTCGTCACCGACACCCGGCAGGTGACGGCGGATGCGGATTTGTTTCGCCTGCTGAAGAAGGCTGTGGCTCAGCATGGCTATGACCGCATCAGCCTGTGGGTGATCGATGACCCGGACCTGCCGCAGCGTGTGCATGGCCGCGGCGTCCTGCACAATTTCCCCGAAGAACTGCGCGATTACTACAAGGAAAACAACTGCGATTCGTATGATCCGGTGATGCAGGCGCTCAAGGTCCAAATCGGCAGCCTGGACTGGGAAACACATGAAAAGCGCTCTCAGTACAAGCCGGCCCAGACGCACCTTTACAATGTCGCGCGCGAGGGGGATTGCATCATGGGGTATCGACCCCGGTGTGGGGCCGCAACGGATTGA
- a CDS encoding helix-turn-helix transcriptional regulator, whose product MASLGLASAEKHDATHASTQANLDLIGALTAQFYLSYKRLNARPATPHRPAAGVTPKEAEILSWVASGKTDAEIAIILGISRNTVDTHMRHVFAKLGAHSRVTAVVKAIAEGIVHP is encoded by the coding sequence ATGGCCAGCCTGGGCCTGGCCTCGGCGGAAAAGCACGATGCCACACATGCGTCCACTCAGGCCAATCTGGATCTGATCGGCGCCCTGACAGCACAGTTTTATCTCAGCTACAAGCGGCTAAATGCCCGCCCAGCCACGCCGCACCGTCCTGCCGCAGGGGTGACACCGAAGGAGGCCGAAATCCTCAGTTGGGTGGCCTCCGGCAAGACCGATGCCGAAATCGCCATTATCCTGGGCATCAGCCGTAATACGGTCGATACCCATATGCGCCACGTCTTCGCCAAGCTGGGCGCACACAGCCGCGTGACGGCGGTGGTCAAGGCCATCGCCGAGGGCATTGTTCATCCCTGA
- a CDS encoding SOS response-associated peptidase — protein MCGQFEAALYLNFLKNTLHLPNAPDQMEFGQPSKVVPTGGAPIVIENPENSRLEVIPARFGLIPHWYSGVLKDWKATTFNAKLDTVTEKRVFQGAWKYRHALVPADCFYEWSGERNARRKWRITRADNQPMAFAALWDCANLAEGEIWSFSLLTRDADHDMAPIHDREPVILAPDQWDNWLRRKAVDLTATVSLRLQAETPAVPVQGALF, from the coding sequence ATGTGCGGACAATTTGAGGCCGCCCTCTATCTGAATTTCCTGAAAAACACCCTTCACCTGCCCAACGCGCCGGACCAGATGGAATTCGGCCAGCCATCAAAGGTGGTGCCGACCGGTGGCGCGCCAATCGTGATCGAAAATCCGGAAAACAGCCGGCTGGAGGTCATTCCGGCGCGTTTTGGCCTGATCCCTCACTGGTATTCCGGCGTGTTGAAGGACTGGAAAGCCACCACCTTCAATGCGAAGCTGGATACGGTAACGGAAAAGCGTGTCTTTCAGGGTGCGTGGAAATACCGCCACGCTCTGGTGCCGGCCGATTGCTTCTATGAATGGTCGGGCGAAAGAAACGCCCGCCGCAAATGGCGAATCACCCGCGCCGACAATCAGCCCATGGCCTTTGCCGCCCTTTGGGACTGCGCAAACCTGGCGGAAGGCGAGATATGGAGCTTCAGCCTGCTGACGCGCGATGCCGACCACGATATGGCGCCCATCCATGACCGCGAACCGGTTATCCTCGCCCCGGACCAATGGGATAACTGGCTGCGGCGCAAAGCGGTCGATCTGACGGCCACCGTATCGCTCAGGCTTCAGGCGGAAACACCCGCCGTCCCGGTACAGGGCGCATTGTTCTGA
- a CDS encoding chloride channel protein, giving the protein MSLSNPHLSDYILGKVVKRPVLRGVALIKRHLQGSEVWFIVLAGGVGLLAGVMAALLGHFAHMLQSILYGFSPDLRLSALPNIEPWHLVALPLGGAALGLVRFIFPRRTRQPIDVVEANALYGGRIPLRDSLIVSFQTFLSNGFGASVGLEAAYAQLGGGIASKIGQWLDLKRVSLRTLVGAGAGSAIGAAFGAPLAGAFYAFELVLGGYTVAALAPVAAASLMAVLAAQLMNIEPFVIASTIGQTIEISGYLLYAVLGALCAGVGIAIIRLVASVEAVVRKLPIGDIWRPMIGGLFLIPVAWAAPQALSSGHGAMHLYMAQQAVVVTLLAVFALKLCASVISLAFGFRGGLFFASLFLGSLLGAAFAQIVNQIYPAADLDILNASLVGMAALAVAVVGGPMTMSLMVLEVTHDFNLTAAVVTAALCSSAIIRERFGYSFSTWRLHLRGETVRNARDIGWVKALTAQSLMRKNHTTLPDSLSVAAMREQVPLGSTSRVLLVDDRGDYRGIVLTAEAWIENQETLTPLRELARQTEVYVRPDMDISAIMRVFEHFGVDDLAVVDEDHKLLGLLTEKYVNRRYVEELERSQREFFGEM; this is encoded by the coding sequence ATGTCCTTATCTAATCCGCATCTGAGTGATTACATCTTGGGAAAGGTCGTCAAGCGGCCGGTCCTGCGCGGCGTGGCGCTGATCAAGCGTCATCTTCAGGGCTCGGAGGTGTGGTTCATCGTACTGGCGGGCGGGGTGGGCCTGCTTGCCGGTGTGATGGCGGCCCTGCTTGGGCATTTCGCCCATATGCTGCAATCCATTCTCTATGGCTTTTCACCGGACCTGCGCCTGAGTGCGTTACCTAATATCGAGCCCTGGCACCTGGTGGCCCTGCCGCTCGGTGGCGCCGCTCTGGGTCTGGTGCGGTTTATTTTTCCACGCCGCACCCGCCAGCCGATCGACGTGGTAGAGGCCAATGCGCTTTACGGCGGCCGCATTCCCCTGCGCGACAGCCTGATCGTGTCGTTCCAGACCTTCCTGTCCAATGGCTTCGGCGCCTCGGTCGGGCTTGAGGCGGCCTATGCCCAGTTGGGCGGCGGCATCGCCTCCAAGATCGGTCAGTGGCTCGATCTCAAGCGCGTCTCCTTGCGCACATTGGTGGGGGCGGGGGCCGGATCGGCCATCGGGGCGGCGTTTGGTGCGCCTCTGGCCGGCGCGTTCTACGCTTTTGAACTGGTCCTTGGCGGCTATACCGTGGCAGCGCTGGCCCCGGTGGCGGCGGCCTCGCTGATGGCGGTTCTGGCGGCACAACTGATGAATATCGAGCCGTTCGTCATTGCCTCAACCATCGGGCAAACCATCGAAATCAGCGGCTATCTTCTTTATGCCGTTCTGGGCGCATTGTGCGCCGGTGTCGGTATCGCCATCATCCGACTGGTGGCCAGTGTCGAGGCCGTGGTGCGCAAACTGCCGATCGGCGATATCTGGCGGCCGATGATCGGCGGGCTGTTCCTCATTCCGGTAGCCTGGGCGGCCCCGCAGGCCCTGAGTTCCGGACACGGCGCCATGCACCTCTACATGGCGCAGCAGGCCGTGGTGGTGACCTTGCTGGCGGTTTTCGCGCTGAAACTGTGTGCCTCGGTCATCTCCCTGGCCTTCGGCTTTCGTGGGGGCCTGTTCTTCGCCTCGCTGTTCCTGGGGTCATTGCTCGGCGCGGCCTTTGCCCAGATCGTCAACCAGATCTATCCGGCGGCGGATCTCGATATCCTTAATGCCTCACTGGTCGGCATGGCGGCCCTGGCCGTGGCCGTGGTCGGCGGGCCGATGACCATGTCGCTGATGGTGCTTGAGGTAACTCACGACTTCAACCTGACGGCGGCGGTGGTGACCGCGGCTCTGTGTTCCAGCGCCATTATCCGCGAGCGCTTTGGTTATTCCTTTTCGACCTGGCGCCTGCATCTGCGCGGCGAAACGGTGCGCAATGCCCGTGATATCGGCTGGGTCAAAGCCCTGACCGCGCAAAGCCTGATGCGCAAGAACCATACGACCCTGCCGGACAGCCTGAGCGTAGCGGCCATGCGCGAGCAGGTGCCGCTGGGTTCGACCTCCCGCGTGCTGCTGGTTGATGACAGGGGCGATTACCGCGGCATCGTTCTGACGGCCGAGGCGTGGATCGAAAACCAGGAGACGCTGACCCCCTTGCGTGAACTGGCCCGCCAGACCGAGGTCTATGTCCGGCCGGACATGGACATTTCGGCGATCATGCGCGTCTTCGAGCATTTCGGTGTCGATGACCTGGCGGTGGTAGATGAGGATCACAAGCTCCTGGGGCTGCTGACGGAGAAGTACGTCAACCGCCGCTATGTGGAGGAACTGGAACGCTCCCAGCGCGAGTTCTTTGGCGAGATGTGA
- a CDS encoding DUF1275 domain-containing protein: MNSDHTLLGKRPERTLPVAALLIAAAGMLDAFTYAGYGGVFANAMTGNIVLMVVRMAEGQGRLVLPFAAPIAAYICGVAVAQVLKEKPLGTLLPSQARFSLGLEIAFLVVVAFLPKSVPDMLVVTGIAFVAALQASAFYRLGEFAYTSVTTSANLRHFASATIAWLIYGEGRERRRESLFFLCLCVCFIGGALLGAVATLTWGHAAVWLPVGLLSVAFALCLPWTQDIREIFGEDR; the protein is encoded by the coding sequence ATGAATAGCGATCACACCCTTCTCGGCAAAAGACCCGAACGCACCCTGCCTGTCGCTGCCCTGCTGATCGCGGCGGCGGGGATGCTCGATGCCTTCACCTATGCCGGTTATGGCGGGGTCTTCGCCAATGCCATGACCGGAAATATTGTGCTGATGGTCGTTCGGATGGCCGAGGGGCAGGGGCGCCTGGTCCTGCCGTTTGCAGCGCCGATCGCCGCCTATATCTGCGGCGTCGCCGTGGCGCAGGTGCTGAAAGAAAAGCCGCTGGGCACGCTTCTGCCATCGCAGGCACGCTTCTCGCTCGGCCTTGAGATTGCCTTTCTGGTCGTTGTCGCCTTCCTGCCCAAAAGCGTGCCCGACATGCTGGTGGTCACCGGCATCGCCTTCGTGGCGGCGCTACAGGCGTCGGCCTTCTACCGCCTGGGCGAATTTGCCTACACATCCGTGACCACCAGCGCCAATCTGCGCCATTTCGCCAGCGCCACCATTGCCTGGCTGATCTATGGTGAAGGGCGGGAGAGGCGTCGGGAGTCGCTGTTCTTCCTGTGCCTGTGCGTCTGCTTTATTGGTGGTGCCTTGCTGGGGGCGGTGGCGACCCTGACATGGGGCCACGCGGCCGTCTGGTTGCCGGTTGGTCTGCTCAGCGTGGCCTTTGCGCTATGCCTGCCGTGGACGCAGGATATCCGCGAGATATTCGGCGAGGATAGATAG
- a CDS encoding TetR/AcrR family transcriptional regulator, whose translation MADTAAPTKKQEIIALAYDAFYNGGFHATGIDTVMANSGISKRTLYKYFPSKEDLIEAVLDQYGEDTDTYLLKPALARSDDPREQILALFDVRREMMERTCRGCLAMKAGQEYIGKHEGITARGRAASEYVEGRFVELCQRAGLANPLDTGRQIGLLFQGAALTAQMQQTPSVFDTAKKAVHILLAA comes from the coding sequence ATGGCCGATACCGCCGCCCCCACCAAGAAGCAGGAGATTATCGCCCTGGCCTATGATGCCTTCTATAACGGCGGCTTTCATGCCACCGGCATCGACACGGTCATGGCTAACAGCGGCATTTCCAAGCGCACCCTCTATAAGTATTTTCCCTCCAAGGAAGACCTGATCGAGGCGGTGCTGGACCAGTATGGCGAGGACACCGACACCTATCTGCTCAAACCGGCCCTGGCGCGCAGCGATGATCCGCGAGAGCAGATCCTGGCCCTGTTCGATGTGCGCCGCGAAATGATGGAACGCACCTGCCGGGGGTGTCTGGCGATGAAGGCGGGCCAGGAATATATCGGCAAGCATGAAGGCATTACCGCGCGCGGCCGGGCGGCTTCGGAATATGTCGAAGGTAGGTTCGTCGAACTTTGCCAGAGGGCCGGCTTGGCCAATCCGCTGGACACCGGCCGGCAGATCGGGCTGCTGTTCCAGGGGGCGGCCCTGACCGCCCAGATGCAGCAGACGCCATCTGTTTTCGATACGGCCAAGAAGGCGGTTCATATCCTGCTTGCGGCCTGA
- a CDS encoding SDR family NAD(P)-dependent oxidoreductase, with amino-acid sequence MSYANQVVLVSGANRGIGAATVRELLKTDVKKIYAGARRLDSLPDFGDARVVPLQLDITDQSSVDAAVKAAADTDILLNNAGTAVFANFIESPIELINGDMNTNYYGTLRIIRAFTPVFEARKSGTIANVISVVGLTSAPGLAGYSASKAALQSLTQTLRVTLKGSGIKVLGIYPGPIDTDLAKDIPMQKATPEHAAEQIVKGIAANETYIFPDPVALHIGNLWATDGKTLDTALAGEG; translated from the coding sequence ATGTCCTACGCTAATCAAGTTGTCCTCGTTTCCGGTGCAAATCGCGGCATCGGCGCCGCCACCGTCCGCGAACTGCTCAAGACCGATGTAAAGAAAATCTATGCCGGCGCCCGCCGTCTCGACTCCCTGCCCGACTTCGGCGATGCCCGCGTCGTGCCGCTGCAACTGGATATCACTGACCAGTCTTCGGTCGATGCCGCTGTGAAGGCCGCCGCCGATACCGATATCCTGCTCAATAATGCCGGCACCGCCGTCTTCGCCAACTTCATCGAAAGCCCGATCGAGTTGATCAATGGCGACATGAACACCAACTATTACGGCACCCTTCGCATCATCCGCGCCTTTACGCCGGTTTTCGAAGCCCGCAAATCCGGCACCATCGCCAATGTGATCAGCGTGGTCGGCCTGACATCGGCGCCAGGCCTGGCCGGCTATTCCGCCTCCAAGGCCGCCCTGCAATCCCTGACCCAGACCCTGCGCGTCACGCTCAAAGGCTCCGGCATCAAGGTGCTCGGCATCTATCCCGGCCCGATCGATACCGACCTGGCCAAGGATATCCCGATGCAGAAGGCCACGCCGGAACATGCCGCCGAACAGATCGTCAAGGGCATTGCCGCCAATGAAACCTACATCTTCCCCGATCCGGTGGCGCTGCATATCGGCAATCTCTGGGCCACCGACGGCAAGACGCTCGATACAGCTCTGGCCGGTGAAGGCTAA
- a CDS encoding serine/threonine protein phosphatase gives MTSRIAQLTYAIGDIHGYDDLFEQIIERIRADAEGLGERPRIVLLGDYIDRGPASRQVLDRVGHLLAADWCDVVALMGNHEEALLRFLDEPDFGDTWRDWGGAATLDSYGVVMHYMARSMEIWEEVSRRFASKVDPAHLEMLRAMPSSFQADDYLFVHAGVDPDRPLTEQDGATFMYIRGRFLRADQACDYVVVHGHSPHKVPANTRWRIGIDTGVYYSGVLTAMRLRGEERELIQVQREMDTGRPPPVFF, from the coding sequence ATGACCTCCCGCATTGCACAATTGACCTACGCCATCGGCGATATCCACGGCTATGACGATCTATTTGAGCAGATAATCGAGCGAATCCGGGCTGATGCGGAAGGGCTGGGTGAACGCCCGCGCATTGTCCTGCTGGGTGACTATATCGATCGCGGACCGGCTTCGCGGCAGGTGCTGGATCGGGTTGGGCATCTGCTGGCGGCGGACTGGTGCGATGTGGTGGCGTTGATGGGCAATCACGAGGAAGCCCTGCTGCGCTTCCTCGACGAGCCCGATTTCGGCGATACCTGGCGCGACTGGGGCGGGGCGGCGACGCTCGATTCCTACGGCGTGGTCATGCACTATATGGCGCGGTCCATGGAAATCTGGGAAGAGGTCAGCCGCCGGTTCGCGTCTAAGGTCGACCCGGCGCATCTGGAGATGCTGCGCGCCATGCCGTCATCCTTCCAGGCGGATGACTACCTGTTCGTCCACGCCGGCGTCGATCCGGACCGTCCGCTGACGGAACAGGACGGCGCTACCTTCATGTATATTCGCGGGCGGTTCCTGCGCGCCGATCAGGCGTGCGACTATGTGGTGGTGCATGGCCATTCGCCGCACAAGGTGCCGGCCAATACGCGCTGGCGGATAGGGATCGATACCGGCGTCTATTACAGCGGCGTCCTGACGGCGATGCGTCTGCGCGGCGAGGAACGTGAACTGATTCAGGTGCAACGGGAGATGGATACGGGGCGTCCGCCACCGGTGTTTTTCTAA